One Sinorhizobium sp. BG8 DNA window includes the following coding sequences:
- a CDS encoding formylglycine-generating enzyme family protein: MAATLPSPPACRGSHELIWIPGGTFAMGSDRHYPEEAPQHPVTVDGFWIDAAPVTNRQFAEFVNATGHVTMAEKVPNEADYPGALPEMLRAGSLVFTPPKHPVTSTDIGQWWTFKFGADWRHPYGPRSDIRGKYDHPVVHVAYSDARAYAEWAGLDLATEAEWEFAARGGLEGADYAWGDELMPDGKQMANTWQGIFPHKNLRPKGHDRTSVVRSFPPNGFGLYDMIGNVWEWTNDYWSTRHNEPAASPCCIPHNPRGGPAEASYDPRQPEIRITRRVLKGGSHLCAPNYCRRYRPASRHAEPDDTSTSHVGFRCVKRP, from the coding sequence ATGGCCGCCACACTCCCCTCGCCGCCGGCATGCCGGGGAAGTCATGAGCTCATCTGGATACCCGGTGGAACCTTCGCGATGGGGTCTGATCGGCACTACCCTGAGGAAGCCCCCCAACATCCCGTGACGGTGGACGGATTCTGGATCGATGCGGCGCCGGTAACCAATCGTCAGTTCGCAGAGTTCGTGAATGCGACCGGTCATGTCACCATGGCGGAGAAGGTCCCCAATGAAGCGGACTATCCAGGCGCGCTGCCGGAAATGCTGAGGGCGGGATCGCTGGTTTTCACTCCGCCCAAGCATCCGGTCACCTCCACCGATATCGGCCAGTGGTGGACATTCAAGTTCGGCGCGGACTGGCGCCATCCCTATGGCCCCCGCAGCGACATTCGCGGAAAATATGACCATCCCGTCGTCCATGTCGCCTACAGCGACGCCAGGGCCTACGCGGAGTGGGCAGGCCTCGATCTTGCGACAGAGGCCGAGTGGGAGTTCGCAGCGCGCGGTGGCCTCGAGGGAGCAGACTACGCCTGGGGCGATGAGTTGATGCCGGACGGCAAGCAGATGGCCAATACATGGCAGGGCATTTTCCCGCACAAGAACCTGCGCCCCAAGGGGCATGACCGAACGTCCGTCGTTCGCAGCTTCCCGCCGAACGGCTTCGGGCTGTACGACATGATCGGAAACGTCTGGGAGTGGACGAACGACTACTGGTCGACGCGTCACAATGAACCGGCGGCAAGCCCGTGCTGCATCCCGCACAATCCGCGCGGTGGCCCGGCTGAGGCGAGCTACGATCCCCGCCAACCGGAAATCCGCATTACCCGTCGCGTGCTGAAGGGCGGATCGCATCTCTGCGCCCCGAATTATTGCCGACGTTATCGTCCTGCCTCACGCCACGCGGAGCCGGACGACACCTCGACGAGCCATGTCGGCTTCCGCTGCGTCAAACGCCCTTGA
- a CDS encoding TetR/AcrR family transcriptional regulator, which produces MADRSENGRKNDPQRTQEDILRVATEEFSTHGLAGGRVDAIAERTRTSKRMIYYYFGSKEGLYLAVLERSYRKIRTLEADLQLSNLDPEDALRILISTTFDHDEANPDFVRLVSIENIHHAAHMLRSEAIRDLNVSVIQTIAGILERGHATGVFRRQADPIDVHMMISAFCFFRVSNRHTFGTIFRRDLSEPETMRRHKGMIADAVISYLKADDERSPTGG; this is translated from the coding sequence ATGGCGGATCGGTCGGAAAATGGCAGGAAGAACGATCCACAGCGGACGCAGGAAGATATCCTGCGTGTTGCAACCGAAGAATTCTCCACCCACGGTCTAGCCGGCGGGCGCGTGGATGCCATAGCCGAGCGAACCCGCACGTCCAAGCGGATGATCTACTATTATTTCGGCAGCAAGGAAGGCCTCTATCTGGCCGTCCTGGAGCGCTCCTATCGCAAGATCCGCACGCTTGAGGCAGACCTTCAGCTTTCGAACCTCGATCCGGAAGACGCGCTCAGGATCCTGATTTCGACCACGTTCGACCACGACGAGGCGAATCCCGATTTCGTCAGGCTCGTCAGCATCGAGAACATTCATCACGCCGCCCACATGCTTCGATCGGAGGCGATCCGCGATCTGAACGTTTCCGTCATCCAGACGATTGCCGGCATACTGGAAAGGGGCCACGCGACGGGCGTCTTCCGCCGGCAGGCGGACCCCATCGACGTTCACATGATGATCAGCGCGTTTTGCTTCTTTCGCGTGTCGAACCGTCACACGTTCGGCACGATCTTTCGACGGGATCTGTCCGAGCCGGAGACGATGCGGCGCCACAAGGGAATGATCGCCGACGCGGTCATAAGCTATCTGAAGGCAGACGATGAACGGAGCCCGACAGGCGGCTGA
- a CDS encoding TRAP transporter small permease, producing MTRIIEFYFFALKVAIALLLAGMVVLVFGNVVLRYAFNTGITYSEELSRIFFIWLTFLGAVVAMREHGHLGVDSLLRRLPPLGARIAVLIGQMMMLWATWLMISGSWTQTLINLHVAAPATGISMGFFYGAGLAFGIPAFLIILSDAFGVATGRIDVTTAVLVRETEEQAAGEDHAEPSLATPITKS from the coding sequence ATGACACGCATAATAGAATTCTACTTCTTTGCTCTGAAGGTAGCGATTGCCCTGCTTCTCGCAGGCATGGTCGTCCTCGTCTTCGGCAATGTCGTCCTGCGCTACGCCTTCAATACGGGCATTACCTACTCTGAAGAGCTGTCGCGGATCTTCTTCATCTGGCTGACATTTCTCGGGGCCGTCGTCGCCATGCGCGAACATGGGCACCTCGGCGTCGACTCGCTGTTGCGCCGCCTGCCTCCCCTCGGCGCCCGGATCGCCGTACTCATCGGCCAGATGATGATGCTCTGGGCGACCTGGCTGATGATCAGCGGCAGCTGGACGCAGACGCTGATCAACCTGCACGTCGCGGCCCCCGCCACTGGCATATCCATGGGCTTCTTCTACGGTGCGGGCCTCGCCTTCGGGATCCCCGCCTTCCTGATCATCCTCTCGGATGCTTTCGGCGTCGCCACGGGTCGCATCGATGTGACGACGGCGGTGCTCGTGCGTGAAACCGAAGAGCAAGCCGCCGGTGAAGACCACGCCGAGCCATCGCTCGCCACCCCGATCACCAAGAGCTGA
- a CDS encoding TRAP transporter large permease subunit, translating into MTVTIFLGALLGPMALGVPIAFALILSGVALMMHLGMFDAQIVAQNVLNGADSFPLMAVPFFLLAGEVMNTGGLSRRIVDLAMAMVGHVRGGLGFVAIFAACVLSSLSGSAVADAAALGALLFPMMLKSGHDAARTGGLLASASIIGPIIPPSIGFILYGVVGGVSITKLFLAGIFPGLMIAAALCVTWMLVARKEQFALPPKQSGAVRMKAFVDSIWALMLPVIIIVGLKFGVFTPTEAGVVAAVYSLFVSMVIYRELPPAKLFHVFVAAAKITAVVMFLVACAAVSAWLVTVADVPGKLAGLLEPLMDNQTLLLLAIMALVVVVGTAMDMTPTILIMTPVLMPIIKQADIDPVYFGVLFIINNAIGLITPPVGTVLNVICGVSKLNMEELMKGVMPFLIAELIVLFLLVLFPQLVTVPVALFGH; encoded by the coding sequence ATGACCGTCACGATTTTCCTCGGCGCACTCCTTGGTCCAATGGCGCTCGGCGTCCCCATCGCTTTCGCACTCATCCTCAGCGGTGTCGCGCTGATGATGCACCTCGGCATGTTCGATGCCCAGATCGTCGCCCAGAACGTCCTGAACGGCGCCGACAGCTTTCCGCTGATGGCCGTTCCGTTCTTCCTTCTGGCCGGCGAGGTCATGAACACCGGCGGGTTGTCCCGCCGCATTGTGGACCTCGCCATGGCAATGGTCGGCCATGTGCGCGGCGGACTTGGCTTCGTCGCCATCTTTGCAGCCTGCGTTCTTTCGAGCCTGTCGGGATCGGCAGTCGCCGATGCCGCGGCCCTGGGAGCGCTTCTGTTCCCGATGATGCTGAAGTCCGGTCACGATGCGGCGCGTACCGGCGGCCTGCTTGCCTCGGCATCGATCATTGGTCCGATCATTCCGCCTTCGATCGGCTTCATTCTCTATGGCGTCGTAGGCGGCGTCTCGATCACCAAACTGTTTCTGGCAGGCATCTTCCCTGGCCTCATGATTGCCGCGGCCCTCTGTGTGACCTGGATGCTCGTTGCGCGGAAGGAGCAGTTCGCACTGCCGCCAAAGCAGAGCGGTGCCGTCAGAATGAAGGCATTCGTCGACAGCATCTGGGCGCTGATGCTTCCGGTCATCATCATCGTCGGCCTCAAGTTCGGCGTGTTCACGCCGACCGAAGCCGGCGTGGTTGCGGCGGTCTATTCGCTCTTCGTCTCGATGGTCATCTATCGCGAATTGCCGCCCGCCAAGCTGTTCCACGTCTTCGTTGCCGCGGCAAAGATCACTGCCGTCGTAATGTTCCTCGTCGCCTGCGCCGCAGTCTCCGCTTGGCTGGTGACGGTTGCCGACGTGCCAGGAAAGCTCGCAGGGCTCCTCGAGCCACTGATGGACAACCAGACGCTTCTGCTGCTGGCGATCATGGCGCTGGTCGTTGTCGTCGGCACGGCAATGGACATGACCCCGACCATCCTGATCATGACGCCGGTCCTGATGCCCATCATCAAGCAGGCGGACATCGACCCGGTCTACTTCGGCGTCCTGTTTATCATCAACAACGCGATCGGCCTCATCACACCGCCCGTCGGTACCGTGCTGAATGTCATCTGCGGTGTTTCCAAACTGAACATGGAAGAGCTGATGAAAGGCGTCATGCCCTTCCTCATCGCCGAACTGATCGTCCTGTTCCTGCTCGTGCTGTTCCCGCAACTAGTGACCGTACCGGTCGCCCTGTTCGGGCACTGA
- a CDS encoding TRAP transporter substrate-binding protein, which yields MLNRLTKLMMGLALPLALLAAQPASAEIRELQLKFASANNKGHPQVTGMEKFAELVQEKSGGKIEVKLFPGGVLGGDVQTVSALQGGVIEMTVLNAGILSSNVKQFGAVDLPFLFNSGEEADKVMDGPFGTSLLELLPDTGLVGLGYWELGFRNLTNNRHPVTKLEDISGLKIRTIQSPIPIELFNSLGANAVPLPYTELYTALETGTVDGQENPAANILNAKFFEVQKYMTVTRHQYNPQIVLVSKKFWDGLNDEEKALLQSAATEARDFQRKVSREQDAKAIEEIKATGMEVTELTPEETQKLRDAVKPVIEKFSAEIGTETVAQLQKEIEAARGN from the coding sequence ATGTTGAATAGATTGACGAAACTGATGATGGGGCTAGCGCTGCCTCTTGCCCTGCTGGCAGCACAACCGGCGTCGGCGGAAATCCGCGAACTTCAGCTGAAGTTCGCGTCCGCCAACAACAAGGGCCATCCGCAAGTCACGGGAATGGAGAAGTTCGCCGAACTGGTCCAGGAAAAGAGCGGCGGCAAGATCGAAGTGAAGCTCTTCCCCGGCGGCGTGCTCGGCGGTGACGTGCAGACCGTTTCGGCACTACAGGGCGGCGTGATCGAGATGACGGTGCTGAACGCCGGCATTCTTTCCAGCAACGTCAAGCAGTTCGGAGCAGTCGACCTGCCCTTCCTCTTCAACAGCGGCGAGGAAGCCGACAAGGTCATGGACGGCCCCTTCGGCACCAGCCTCTTGGAGCTGCTGCCCGATACCGGCCTTGTTGGTCTTGGCTATTGGGAACTCGGGTTCCGCAACCTCACCAACAACCGTCACCCGGTCACGAAGCTCGAGGACATCAGCGGCCTCAAGATCCGTACGATCCAATCTCCGATCCCGATCGAGCTGTTCAACAGTCTCGGCGCCAATGCGGTCCCCCTGCCCTATACCGAACTCTACACCGCGCTTGAAACCGGCACTGTCGACGGCCAGGAGAACCCCGCCGCCAACATCCTCAACGCGAAGTTCTTCGAAGTGCAGAAGTACATGACGGTCACCCGCCATCAGTACAACCCGCAGATCGTGCTCGTCAGCAAGAAGTTCTGGGATGGCCTGAACGACGAGGAGAAGGCTTTGCTGCAGTCGGCGGCAACCGAAGCGCGGGATTTCCAGCGCAAGGTGTCGCGTGAACAGGACGCGAAGGCGATCGAGGAAATCAAGGCGACAGGAATGGAAGTGACCGAACTGACACCGGAGGAAACGCAAAAGCTGCGTGATGCGGTGAAGCCGGTGATTGAGAAGTTCTCCGCCGAGATCGGCACGGAAACGGTTGCCCAGCTCCAGAAGGAAATCGAAGCCGCCCGCGGCAACTGA
- a CDS encoding shikimate dehydrogenase: MTETLLKPLKAGLIGAGIQASLTPAMHMREGEAQGFAYEYELIDLNQLGATVADLPALLADAEARGLAGLNITHPCKQAVIPYLDALSDEARALGAVNTIVLRDGQRHGHNTDWWGFAESFRRGLPEADTQSAIQLGAGGAGVATAYAILSLGLRELTVFDREHERALSLAQSLSALFPGATVKAGEDLASAMQHASGLIHATPTGMAKYPGMPLPGELLEPRHWVAEIVYFPLETELLRQAKGRGCRTLDGGGMAVFQAVGAFRLFTGREADATRMLNHFKAMTLYTSL, translated from the coding sequence ATGACCGAGACACTCCTCAAGCCGCTCAAAGCCGGGCTGATCGGCGCCGGCATCCAGGCCTCGCTGACCCCCGCCATGCATATGCGCGAAGGCGAGGCGCAAGGTTTTGCCTACGAATATGAACTCATCGACCTCAACCAGCTCGGCGCCACCGTCGCCGACCTGCCGGCGCTTCTCGCTGATGCTGAGGCGCGCGGCCTGGCCGGGCTCAACATAACCCATCCCTGCAAGCAGGCGGTCATCCCCTATCTCGATGCGCTGTCGGACGAGGCACGCGCGCTCGGTGCGGTCAACACAATCGTTCTGCGCGACGGCCAAAGACATGGCCACAACACCGACTGGTGGGGTTTCGCCGAGAGTTTCCGGCGCGGCCTGCCCGAGGCAGATACGCAGTCGGCGATACAGCTTGGCGCCGGCGGAGCTGGCGTCGCCACGGCCTATGCCATCCTTTCGCTCGGCCTGCGGGAACTCACCGTCTTCGACCGGGAACACGAACGCGCCCTCTCGCTTGCGCAGTCGTTGTCAGCTCTGTTTCCGGGTGCAACCGTCAAGGCCGGTGAGGATCTCGCGAGCGCGATGCAGCACGCATCCGGCCTCATCCACGCAACGCCGACGGGCATGGCAAAGTATCCGGGCATGCCCCTGCCGGGAGAGCTGCTGGAACCCCGTCACTGGGTAGCGGAAATCGTGTACTTCCCGCTCGAGACGGAGCTGCTGCGCCAGGCGAAGGGACGAGGCTGCCGCACGCTCGACGGCGGTGGCATGGCGGTCTTTCAGGCGGTCGGTGCCTTCCGCCTGTTTACCGGACGAGAAGCAGACGCCACGCGCATGCTCAATCATTTCAAGGCCATGACCCTCTACACCAGCTTGTGA
- a CDS encoding sugar phosphate isomerase/epimerase and 4-hydroxyphenylpyruvate domain-containing protein codes for MKTSIATVSLSGDLRDKLEAIAKAGFDGVEIFENDFLVFDESPRQVGRMVRDYGLEITLFQPFRDFEGMPEPLRSRTFDRAERKFDVMQEMGTDLVLVCSNVSQAALGGLDRAAADFRELGERAAKRGLKVGYEALAWGRHIHDHRDAWEIVRRADHPNIGLILDSFHTLSRKIDVNSIRSIPKEKIFIIQLADAPLIDMDLLYWSRHYRNMPGEGDLPVLDFMRAVAATGYDGYLSLEIFNDQFRGGSPTAIAVDGRRSLIYLGDQVRRTEPESVLNVPDMPRRSDVKGISFIEFTADEAEASQLEALITGLGFVKTARHRSKNVSLFRQGDIRLVVNSDESGFAGASFMVHGTTAYAAGLLVDDAKAAVARAVALGAERFEQPVGPGETEVPAIRGVGGGILYFLDEGDELGRIWESEFQPVAADTSARPAGLVSIDHMAQTMRYEELLTWLLFYTSILDAHKTPMVDIIDPSGIVRSQVVENDSGSLRITMNGAENRNTLAGHFIAETFGSGIQHLAFSTNDIFATAEALSANGFVSLSISANYYDDLEARFGLDPALTERLKANNILYDRDDHGEYFQLYSPTYGEGLFFEVVERRGYRGYGAANAIFRIAALRKHLRPTGIPKT; via the coding sequence ATGAAGACCTCGATCGCCACCGTATCGTTGAGCGGAGATCTGCGCGACAAGCTCGAAGCAATCGCCAAGGCCGGCTTCGACGGCGTAGAGATTTTCGAGAACGACTTTCTGGTCTTCGACGAGAGCCCGCGCCAGGTCGGCCGTATGGTGCGCGACTACGGCCTGGAAATCACGCTGTTCCAGCCCTTCCGGGACTTCGAAGGCATGCCGGAGCCGCTACGCAGCCGCACCTTCGACCGTGCCGAGCGAAAATTCGACGTGATGCAGGAAATGGGCACCGACCTCGTGCTCGTCTGCTCGAATGTCTCGCAGGCTGCCCTCGGCGGACTCGACCGCGCGGCTGCCGACTTTCGCGAACTCGGGGAACGCGCGGCCAAACGAGGATTGAAAGTCGGCTACGAAGCCCTTGCATGGGGCAGGCATATCCACGACCATCGTGATGCCTGGGAGATCGTCCGCCGCGCCGACCATCCGAATATCGGCCTGATCCTCGACAGCTTCCACACGCTTTCGCGCAAGATCGACGTCAACTCGATCCGCTCCATCCCAAAGGAAAAGATCTTCATCATCCAGCTCGCAGACGCGCCGCTGATAGACATGGACCTGCTCTACTGGAGCCGGCACTATCGCAACATGCCAGGCGAAGGCGACCTGCCGGTGCTCGATTTCATGCGCGCCGTCGCCGCCACCGGATATGACGGCTATCTGTCTCTGGAGATCTTCAACGACCAGTTCCGCGGCGGCTCGCCGACCGCGATCGCCGTCGATGGACGCCGTTCGCTGATCTATCTCGGCGATCAGGTCAGGAGGACCGAGCCGGAGAGCGTTCTCAATGTCCCGGACATGCCGCGACGCAGCGACGTCAAGGGCATATCCTTCATCGAGTTTACCGCCGACGAGGCAGAGGCATCCCAACTGGAGGCGCTCATCACCGGCCTCGGCTTCGTCAAGACGGCGCGGCACAGGAGCAAGAACGTCTCGCTGTTTCGTCAGGGCGATATCCGGCTCGTTGTAAACAGCGACGAGAGCGGCTTCGCCGGCGCGTCCTTCATGGTTCACGGTACGACCGCCTATGCCGCAGGGCTCCTTGTCGATGACGCCAAGGCTGCGGTCGCGCGTGCGGTGGCGCTCGGGGCGGAACGCTTCGAACAACCCGTGGGCCCCGGCGAGACAGAAGTTCCGGCGATCCGCGGCGTCGGTGGCGGCATACTCTATTTCCTTGACGAAGGGGACGAACTCGGCCGGATCTGGGAGAGCGAGTTCCAGCCGGTGGCGGCGGACACCTCCGCCCGTCCGGCGGGTCTCGTGTCGATCGACCACATGGCCCAGACGATGAGATACGAGGAGCTTCTGACCTGGCTCCTCTTCTACACCTCGATCCTGGACGCGCACAAAACGCCGATGGTCGACATTATCGATCCCTCGGGCATCGTCCGAAGCCAGGTGGTGGAGAACGATTCCGGCTCGTTGCGGATCACGATGAACGGGGCGGAAAACCGGAACACGCTTGCCGGCCATTTCATCGCCGAGACCTTCGGGTCAGGGATCCAGCACCTCGCCTTTTCGACCAACGACATCTTCGCGACCGCCGAAGCGCTCTCGGCCAACGGCTTCGTCTCGTTGTCCATCTCCGCGAACTACTACGACGATCTTGAAGCCCGCTTTGGCCTCGATCCGGCACTCACGGAGCGCCTGAAGGCCAACAACATCCTGTACGATCGCGACGACCATGGAGAGTACTTCCAACTCTACAGCCCCACTTACGGCGAAGGCCTGTTCTTCGAGGTCGTCGAGCGCCGGGGCTATCGCGGCTACGGCGCAGCAAATGCGATCTTCCGCATTGCCGCGCTCCGCAAGCACCTGAGACCGACAGGCATACCCAAGACCTGA
- a CDS encoding thermonuclease family protein, which yields MGKVTKRKRRPRQRKKQSGKSMMPWLACGALVIGGIFAYDSRGSIEKMFAPARLVPAVAITERKAPAKEPSRVIPKPDLRPVETARAAEPAFTGKWYFCASRTDNCILDGRTILYKGEKIRIADMDPPAVKEAKCDEERKRGFYAQQRLRVLLNEKSFTLASWPGEDKDREGRKLRVIMRDGRSVGEQLVREGFARPATGRHQSWCS from the coding sequence GTGGGCAAGGTCACCAAACGCAAGCGCCGCCCCCGGCAACGCAAGAAGCAATCCGGCAAGAGCATGATGCCATGGCTGGCCTGCGGTGCGCTGGTCATCGGCGGCATCTTCGCCTACGACAGCCGCGGCAGCATCGAGAAGATGTTCGCGCCGGCGCGACTTGTCCCCGCCGTGGCCATCACGGAGCGGAAGGCCCCCGCCAAGGAACCTTCGCGCGTGATCCCGAAGCCCGATCTGCGGCCCGTCGAGACAGCCCGCGCAGCCGAGCCCGCGTTCACAGGGAAATGGTACTTCTGCGCATCACGGACGGACAACTGCATCCTCGACGGGCGGACGATCCTCTATAAAGGCGAGAAGATCCGCATCGCTGACATGGACCCTCCCGCAGTGAAGGAGGCGAAATGCGACGAAGAACGCAAACGGGGCTTCTACGCGCAACAGCGCCTGCGCGTTCTCCTGAACGAAAAGTCGTTCACGTTGGCGTCGTGGCCGGGAGAGGACAAGGATAGAGAAGGACGGAAGTTGAGGGTCATCATGCGGGATGGTCGCTCGGTCGGGGAGCAGCTCGTGCGCGAAGGATTTGCACGCCCGGCCACCGGTAGGCACCAGTCCTGGTGCAGTTAG